One segment of Chlorocebus sabaeus isolate Y175 chromosome 26, mChlSab1.0.hap1, whole genome shotgun sequence DNA contains the following:
- the LOC119628013 gene encoding cytochrome c oxidase subunit NDUFA4 gives MLRQILGQAKKNPSLIPLFVFIGTGATGATLYLLHLALFNPDVCWDRNNPEPWNKLGPNDQYKFYSVNVDYSKLKKERPDF, from the coding sequence ATGCTCCGCCAGATCCTTGGTCAGGCCAAGAAGAATCCGAGCTTGATCCCCCTCTTTGTATTTATTGGAACTGGAGCTACTGGAGCAACACTGTATCTCTTGCATCTGGCATTGTTCAATCCAGATGTTTGTTGGGACAGAAACAACCCAGAGCCCTGGAACAAACTGGGTCCCAATGATCAATACAAGTTCTACTCAGTGAATGTGGATTACAGCAAACTGAAGAAGGAACGTCCAGATTTCTAA